CACTTTATACAAATGAAGGCGACACTTTAAAAGTTGCGGCTAAAATAGATTTTATTCAACCGATTTTATCAGAACAACTGCAAACAACTATTGCGCGAGTTTATCTAAATAATATGAACAAAGAATTAATTGTCGGAACTCTATTAAAGGCCAAAATTAATAGCGGAATGAAAGAAGGTATCTTTGTACCAAATTCTTCAGTTTTAAATCTTGGTAATAATAATGTAGTTTTTCTGAAAGTGGATGGTGCTTTTAAGTCCACACTAGTTAATATCGGAATAAAAACTGCAGAAGAAATAGAAATCATTTCTGGAATATCAGAATCGGATGAAATAGCACTAAATGCTCAAATGTTAATTGATAGTGAGAGTTTTGTTAAAATAAGTAGGTAGTTAAATGGTTAGAGTAATTTTAATATTGTTTTCTGCGTTTTTTGTTTTTTCTTGTAACGGGAAAAAACAAAATGGATCTATTGAGACTATTCCGCCAGATACTAAAGGATTGATTTTAAGCGATCTTCAAATGCAACTGGGGAATATCCATACCGATTCGTTAACGGAGCAGGTATTGGGCGATGAATTGTTATTGACGGGAGTTTTGTCAATAAATCAAAACAATATTACTTCAATAAGTTCAAGGGTAATGGGACGAATTGAAAATTTGTATTTTAAAAATATTGGGGATCAGGTAATTATTGGACAACCCCTTTATGATATTTATAGTGAGGATTTACAGCTTTCAATCAAAGAGTATAAACTTGCAACGGCAAAGAAAAAGGCGTTAGATTTTAAGGCTGTTGATGTTAATGCAATTATTTCTGCAGCTAAAAACAAATTAGTATTGTATGGCTTATCCAATAAACAAATACAAGAAATTGAAAGCGCCGAATTCGTTGCCGATGTAATTACTATTTTTAGTAGTGTTTCGGGTATTATTACTTCAATCGACAACTCTGAGGGTAGTTATATTATGCAAGGTGAATCTATATATCACATTTCAGACCTTACAGAACTTTGGGCTGATGTTCAAATTTATGCGGATAATTTGGATAAGGTTAGTAAAAATTTGACAGCTACTATTTTTATTCCGGGAATTTCAGGGTTTAAAACAAGTGGATTAATAAGTTTTGTTAATCCTGAATTAAATGCAACTTCACAAATTAATGTTCTTAGGTTGGAAATTGAGAATAAAGAGGGTAAACTAACTCCCGGAATGCAAATAAACGCTTCTATTTTGTTGAATAAAATAAACGTTTTGTCTTTGCCAAATGATGCTATTATAAGGGACGCAAAGGGAGCATCTGTTTGGGTTCAAACCGGGGACAAACAATTTGAGTTAATTATGATCGAACCTGGAATCGAGACTGATGAATTTACAGAAATTAGATCAGGTCTCAAAAGAGGAGATATAGTGGTTATTTCAGGAGCATATTTGTTATATAGTGAGTATTTATTCAGGATGGGCACCAATCCTATGGAAGGACATGAGGGAATGACAATGTAAGTTGGAAAACTGCCCTTTATTTTATAATTTTGATATACAAATTTATTTTATGCTAAAAAATATACTAAGTATTTTGGTTTTAACCAATGTTTTGTCAACATCTTTCTCGCAAACAATCGCTACCAATTTTACAACCAACGACTGTGAGGGGATATCTTATGACCTATTTGATGAGTTGGATAATGGGAAAGTAGTAATTATTGCATGGGTAATGCCTTGCGGAGCTTGTATCTCTAGTTCCTTAACAGCATATAATATTGCAGAGAGTTATGAAGCAATTAATCCGGGTAGAATTTTATACTACCTTGTTGATGACTATGGAGATACTGACTGCACCGTGTTAACTAACTGGGGTGAGACCAATGGCATTGGTCCTAATTTGAATGTATTTGCTTCAGGTGATATTTCAATGGCTGATTACGGAACAGCGGGCATGCCTAAGGTGGTAGTATTAGGAGGATCGGAGCATATTGTATATTTTAATAAAAATGGTGCAGCAGCGGGTAATGTGGACGATCTGGAACAAGCAGTTTTAGATGCATTGGCTAGTGATGAAGGAACAGGACTTTCGGGAAATAATGTAATAGCTTCTCTTGCAATTTCTGCGATTTTAACTACGAACGGAATTTCGGTAAATTATGAACTTCCTTATTCAGGTTCAATAAGTTATCAAATTATTAATGCACAAGGGCAGATTGTAAATAGTATTTCTCCTAAATTTGAATCATCTGGAAGTCATGAGAATACTATCGATATGGGTATTGTTTCACAGGGAATTTATTTTCTTCGTTTTATGTTTGACAATGAAGTTAAAATAATTAAATTTAATTTGTAAGTTTTTCGTCCAAGCGGTAAATATTTATGTTGTTATGTAAAAAAATATCATGCGTGTGTTTTTTAACTATCTTCAGCTTTCTTAAAATGAACGCCCAATGCTGTGCCGCCGGAAGCGGAAGTCCGATAGCAGGCGACGGATCCCAAGGAGTTTTGCAAAAGGACCAGGCTGAATTAAATTTGAATTATCAGAATGTATATAGCACTAAATTTTTAAGTGGTGATACTGCAGATGTCAATTATTTGGACAAATATTCAAGCAATTATTTGTATTTAAGATTAGCTTATGGAGTTTCTGAAAATCTTACAATTTCGTTAGAATCCGGTTATTATATCGACAAATCTCAAGTAGGTCTTGATAAAAGAGATACAATAACTGCATCCGGCTTGGCAGATATCGTAATTTTTCCAAGATATAATATTTATAACCATACCGGTGAAAGATCAAATACAGATGTCACAATCGGATTGGGATGGAAAATACCAATTGGTAGTCATGATGATTCATTAAGGCAAATCGAACCCTTTTCGGGCGATGTATATTATATTCGTAAACCTCCAGCTGTGCAACTTTCGTCAGGGTCTAATGATTTTATTTTTTATGGATTTTTGTTTCATGGGTATCCTGCTAAAAAGGTTAACTTTTTTTCTAATTTGACCTATATTCATAAAGGATGGAATTCGTTAGGCGAGAAGAACGGCGATTACGCGAGTTTGGGATTATATGCAGGCAAAACTGTTTTCGATAATTTCGGATTAATTCTACAGATGAGAGGGGAGTGGATAGATGAAATGAAGGTGAATCCGGATTTATACCTTTATGGATATTATAACTACTCTACTACTTCAACAGGCAGTAAGAAAATTTTTGTTACACCACAAATTACCTATTCCAAAAAACAATTTATCATTTATGCCCTGAGTGAATTCCCAATTTATCAATATGTTAATGGGACCCAGATTGCTTCTCAATATCTGATAACCGCGGGTATTTCCTATCGATTTTTACCCTTTAGTAAGTTAGCTCCTCCTATAATTGACAACATAAAATAATAACATTTACCAAAAGCTAAATTTCGTTAAAATTTGGTTTTCCCAATGGTTTTCTCTATATTTGCGCTGTGCGTAAGAAAATAGTCCTCTTTTTCTCTCTTTTTCTTCTTACATTAACTTTGGTACCTTGCACTGATTTGCATACTGAAGAAAATGTGATCACATTTTCTTTTGACCAAGCGCAGGAAGATCATGAGGCGCATCAGGACGTCTGTCCACCTTTTTGCAGTTGTAATTGTTGCAGCTCATCTGCTATTTGTCAATTGATAGACTCTTACTCGGAAATAGAAACAAATATTCCGGAATCATCTAATACATATCAGTCCGAATACTTCTTCAACTACTATCCCGGTATTTGGCAGCCTCCAAAAATCAGCTAATTTTTTTTTGATTTTGTGCTAAAAATTTTGTGAATGGATGCAATTGTTTTTAGTTGTATTCAGTGCATACTCTAAATTCTACACAAATCATTTACTCCACTTCATGTAGGGTTTAATTCTCAATTCTCATTTATAATTATTAATTATATTATGATCAATAAAATCATTCAATTTTCT
The genomic region above belongs to Bacteroidota bacterium and contains:
- a CDS encoding T9SS type A sorting domain-containing protein; amino-acid sequence: MLKNILSILVLTNVLSTSFSQTIATNFTTNDCEGISYDLFDELDNGKVVIIAWVMPCGACISSSLTAYNIAESYEAINPGRILYYLVDDYGDTDCTVLTNWGETNGIGPNLNVFASGDISMADYGTAGMPKVVVLGGSEHIVYFNKNGAAAGNVDDLEQAVLDALASDEGTGLSGNNVIASLAISAILTTNGISVNYELPYSGSISYQIINAQGQIVNSISPKFESSGSHENTIDMGIVSQGIYFLRFMFDNEVKIIKFNL
- a CDS encoding efflux RND transporter periplasmic adaptor subunit, which codes for MVRVILILFSAFFVFSCNGKKQNGSIETIPPDTKGLILSDLQMQLGNIHTDSLTEQVLGDELLLTGVLSINQNNITSISSRVMGRIENLYFKNIGDQVIIGQPLYDIYSEDLQLSIKEYKLATAKKKALDFKAVDVNAIISAAKNKLVLYGLSNKQIQEIESAEFVADVITIFSSVSGIITSIDNSEGSYIMQGESIYHISDLTELWADVQIYADNLDKVSKNLTATIFIPGISGFKTSGLISFVNPELNATSQINVLRLEIENKEGKLTPGMQINASILLNKINVLSLPNDAIIRDAKGASVWVQTGDKQFELIMIEPGIETDEFTEIRSGLKRGDIVVISGAYLLYSEYLFRMGTNPMEGHEGMTM